CGGCGCGGCTGAGCCAGGAGAGCGTCGCGGCGCGCGATATGATTACGCGCTTCACCGAGCGCCGAGGCAGTCCACCGCAGACGCTGGGCGCGGACACGACGTACGGCAATGGCGAAATGCTGGACTGGCTCGAACAGCACAGCATCACAGGGCACATTCCGGTGAAGGAGTGTCCTTTAGGCAAAAGCAGTCTGTACAGCGTGGAACAGTTCACCTATCGGCCTGAGAACAACAGCTACGTCTGTCCGGAAGGCAAGCAACTCACCTATGTAGGGATCAACGCACGCAACCGGACGCACCTGTATGCGTCGACGCCAAAACGCTGCCACGACTGTTCGCAGAAAGCGCAATGCACACGAGGAAAGGCTCGGATCCTGCAGATTCACATTCACGAAGGAGCACGGCAGCGCGCCCGCTATCGGGCCCAGACGCCTGAGTTCAGCATCGCGTCGCGTGCTCGCAAGAAAGTCGAGGCTTTATTCGCCGAACTGAAGAATCAGATCGGATTACGCC
The DNA window shown above is from Terriglobales bacterium and carries:
- a CDS encoding transposase, whose product is ARLSQESVAARDMITRFTERRGSPPQTLGADTTYGNGEMLDWLEQHSITGHIPVKECPLGKSSLYSVEQFTYRPENNSYVCPEGKQLTYVGINARNRTHLYASTPKRCHDCSQKAQCTRGKARILQIHIHEGARQRARYRAQTPEFSIASRARKKVEALFAELKNQIGLRRLRLRRMKFVREQFFLAAAAQNLKRLVRFLARTTSPQAQVTA